From a region of the Helianthus annuus cultivar XRQ/B chromosome 5, HanXRQr2.0-SUNRISE, whole genome shotgun sequence genome:
- the LOC110889864 gene encoding DEAD-box ATP-dependent RNA helicase 14 — MSAEGASDSSAPRYAPPDPTLPEPWKGLIDGSSGVMYYWNPETNITQYEKPAAVPPPVPSGPPSVPSASKPVSAPGTRVEQPNGIPGQQTHQMFTTPEQQMPPQQGNSIPQSYQGVGMEQPQSYQYTHQQPMPYMGYQQRPPNMMQPPQHLQQYPPQQDHRAAFTQREDAPPVQSQPSDVNPIQPPPTQYGGPQFNMQQPSSFGQLQPSGVDYQQHGPQFQNQMGQQPNIPSVGSKMGFEDNPPGRGGNDHYFNAKNGGPGTAPHQPKLAAIPVARTQMNVTPTIPGGPVSHNMYGQATGGPPFMNNAMMRPNPAVMVSPDAMNLSSVDMYRQKHDVTATGDNVPAPFMSFESTGFPPELLREIYAAGFAFPTPIQAQTWPIALQNRDIVAIAKTGSGKTLGYLIPAFMLLRHCNNNPQNGPTVVVLAPTRELATQIQDEAIKFGRSVRISCTCLYGGAPKGPQLKELERGADIVVATPGRLNDILEMRKVDFRQVSLLVLDEADRMLDMGFEPQIRKIVNEIPPRRQTLMYTATWPKEVRKIAGDLLVNPVQVNIGNADELAANKSITQYVEVVPQMEKQRRVEQILRSEERGSKIIIFCSTKKLCDQLTRSISRTFGAAAIHGDKSQGERDFVLNQFRSGKSPILVATDVAARGLDVKDVRVVINYDFPNGVEDYVHRIGRTGRAGAKGVAYTFFSEQDWKHAPDLIKVLEGANQPVPHVVREIATRGGPGFGKDRGGMSRFDSGGGGQFDSGGGRGAMRDGGFRGRGFDSRDGGFGGRGGPGRGDMRDGRFGGGGDLRDGGFGGRGGGFGGRGGQRDGGFGGHGGMRDGGRGGGFGGRGGGREGNFGGRGGGRDGNFGGRGGGRDGNFGGRGGPRGVGFGGPDGGWDRNDRFKDSRGGRGRGRFDNRRDGDRSRGRSYSRSRSRSRSRSRSWSRSRSRSRSRSRTPVRRERRRESKFDQKEAEVPVVGLNSEAMGMQPDVRPESSVGVNQIAEP, encoded by the exons ATGTCTGCTGAGGGAGCCTCTGATTCTTCGGCTCCTCGTTATGCCCCGCCTGATCCAACTTTGCCTGAACCCTGGAAGGGTTTAATTGATGGGAGCTCAGGTGTGATGTACTATTGGAACCCTGAAACTAATATCACTCAGTATGAGAAACCTGCTGCTGTGCCGCCACCGGTGCCATCAGGCCCACCTTCTGTGCCATCTGCATCTAAACCCGTGTCTGCACCGGGTACTAGGGTCGAACAGCCAAATGGGATTCCTGGTCAACAAACACACCAGATGTTTACGACACCAGAACAACAAATGCCACCTCAGCAAGGTAATAGCATACCTCAATCATACCAGGGTGTTGGTATGGAACAACCGCAGAGCTACCAGTATACACATCAGCAACCGATGCCCTACATGGGGTATCAACAGAGGCCACCTAATATGATGCAGCCACCTCAGCATCTACAGCAATATCCCCCTCAACAAGATCACAGGGCTGCATTCACGCAGAGAGAGGATGCTCCGCCCGTTCAAAGTCAACCTTCAGATGTTAATCCCATTCAACCACCACCGACGCAATATGGTGGCCCGCAGTTTAACATGCAACAACCATCTTCATTTGGTCAATTGCAGCCGAGTGGTGTTGATTATCAGCAACATGGACCACAGTTCCAGAACCAAATGGGTCAGCAGCCAAACATTCCGTCAGTAGGATCAAAAATGGGCTTCGAGGATAATCCACCTGGAAGAGGCGGGAATGATCACTATTTTAATGCTAAAAATGGTGGGCCTGGTACGGCCCCTCATCAACCTAAGCTTGCAGCAATTCCAGTGGCAAGAACTCAGATG AATGTTACACCTACCATCCCTGGTGGGCCCGTCTCACATAACATGTACGGGCAAGCTACTGGTGGCCCTCCGTTTATGAATAATGCTATGATGAGGCCAAATCCAGCAGTTATGGTTTCTCCAGATGCTATGAACTTGTCATCTGTTGACATGTATCGTCAAAAACATGACGTAACAGCAACG GGTGATAATGTTCCTGCTCCATTCATGTCATTTGAATCCACTGGATTCCCTCCAGAATTGTTGAGGGAG ATTTATGCTGCTGGTTTTGCTTTCCCTACTCCAATTCAGGCACAAACGTGGCCTATTGCTCTACAAAACAGGGACATAGTGGCAATTGCAAAGACAGGTTCTGGTAAAACATTAGGTTATCTGATCCCTGCTTTCATGCTGCTTAGACATTGTAACAACAATCCCCAAAATGGGCCCACGGTTGTTGTTTTAGCTCCCACTAGAGAACTTGCTACTCAAATACAAGACGAGGCCATCAAGTTCGGTCGATCTGTCAGAATATCTTGCACA TGTTTGTATGGCGGGGCTCCTAAGGGCCCACAACTGAAGGAGTTAGAACGAGGAGCAGATATTGTTGTAGCAACTCCAGGTCGACTAAATGATATACTTGAAATGAGGAAGGTTGACTTTCGTCAAGTTTCTCTTCTTGTGCTTGatgaggctgataggatgcttGATATGGGTTTCGAACCTCAAATAAGGAAGATTGTCAATGAAATACCTCCTCGCAGGCAGACCTTAATGTATACTGCCACTTGGCCGAAAGAAGTGAGGAAAATAGCTGGTGATCTTTTGGTCAATCCTGTTCAGGTCAACATTGGCAATGCAGATGAGCTTGCTGCAAACAAGTCTATTACACAG TATGTGGAAGTGGTCCCTCAAATGGAGAAGCAGAGGCGTGTGGAGCAGATTCTGAGATCTGAAGAAAGGGGTTCCAAAATTATTATTTTCTGTTCAACTAAAAAGCTATGTGATCAGCTTACACGTAGTATTAGTCGTACTTTCGGTGCTGCTGCCATTCATGGAGACAAATCTCAGGGTGAGAGAGACTTCGTTCTCAATCAGTTCCGTTCTGGAAAGTCCCCCATTTTAGTTGCTACTGATGTTGCTGCACGTGGCCTTGACGTCAAGGACGTAAG GGTGGTGATTAATTATGATTTCCCGAACGGTGTGGAGGACTATGTCCACCGAATAGGGCGAACAGGAAGGGCAGGGGCAAAAGGGGTGGCTTACACTTTCTTTTCTGAACAGGATTGGAAGCACGCTCCTGATCTTATCAAAGTTCTTGAGGGGGCCAATCAGCCTGTGCCACATGTGGTGCGAGAGATTGCGACACGTGGCGGGCCTGGTTTCGGTAAGGACCGGGGTGGAATGAGTCGCTTTGATTCTGGAGGGGGTGGACAATTTGATTCTGGTGGTGGTCGTGGAGCCATGAGGGATGGTGGTTTTAGGGGCCGTGGTTTTGACTCAAGGGATGGGGGTTTTGGTGGCCGTGGTGGTCCTGGTAGAGGTGACATGCGGGATGGCAGATTTGGTGGCGGTGGTGACTTGAGGGACGGTGGTTTTGGTGGCCGTGGTGGTGGCTTTGGAGGCAGAGGTGGCCAGAGGGATGGCGGGTTTGGAGGTCATGGTGGAATGAGAGACGGCGGTCGTGGCGGGGGATTTGGTGGTCGTGGTGGAGGGAGAGAAGGCAACTTTGGTGGTCGTGGTGGAGGGAGGGACGGCAACTTTGGAGGCCGTGGTGGAGGGAGGGACGGCAACTTTGGTGGCCGTGGCGGACCTAGAGGTGTTGGATTTGGTGGACCGGATGGCGGTTGGGATAGGAATGATAGATTCAAGGATTCCCGTGGTGGGCGCGGCAGAGGGCGATTTGATAACAGAAGAGATGGCGACCGTAGCAGGGGAAGAAGCTATAGCCGAAGCCGCAGCCGGAGCCGGTCACGTAGCCGTAGCTGGTCACGCAGCCGGAGCCGTAGTCGCAGCCGCAGCCGGACACCTGTAAGGCGTGAAAGACGGCGTGAATCAAAATTCGATCAGAAAGAAGCAGAAGTGCCGGTTGTTGGTCTAAATTCTGAAGCGATGGGGATGCAACCAGACGTTCGACCTGAGAGTAGCGTTGGTGTAAATCAAATTGCTGAACCCTGA